Genomic DNA from Streptomyces venezuelae:
CGTCCTCGTCATGGACAGCACCCTGACCCTCTGCGCCCACCTGGGACTCGACCTCGCCGCCGTCGCCCTGCTGACCTTCGGCGTGTTCTATCCGCGGCACCGCAGGCGCGAGCTCGTTCCCGCGTATCTCGCCCTGAACGTCGCCCTGTTCGCGATCGTCGCCGGGCTCGGCACCGTCGGCGGGGACGGCGGGCTCGCCCTCGGGTTCGGGCTCTTCGGCGTGCTCTCGATCGTGCGGCTGCGCTCCGACGCGCTGCAGCACCAGGAAGTCGCGTACTACTTCATCACCCTCGTCCTCGGCCTGCTCTGCGGTCTGCCCGCGCTCGGTCTCCCCGTGGCCGCGCTCCTCGCCGGCGTCCTGCTCGTCGTGATGTACGGCGCCGACCACCCCCGCCTCTTCGCCCGCGACCGGCGCACCGTCGTCACCCTGGACTCCGTCCACCGCGAGGAGGAGTCCCTGCGCGCCGAGCTCGCACGGCGGCTCGGGGAGCCGCTCGGATGGACCGTCCAGGAAGTCGATTACGTACGCGACCTCATGGTCCTGGAAGTACGTTTCCGCCAGCCGGAACCTTCCGTGACCTCCCGGGAGTTGACGGTACGACGACGCACGACCCGGTCCCGCACGATCGCCCCCAGCCACCCGAAGGAGACCGTGTGAACCCCGCCGTACGCGCCATCGGCCGCGCCGCCACCGCCGCGCACCCCATCGCGCTGGACGAGGTCAACGCCAGGGCGGAGCTGCTCGCCCGCTTCGACAACAGCTACCTCGTACCGGTCGAGATCTTCGAGGACCTCGCCGCGCTGCTCACCGACCCGCGCCGGGCGGGCGGGCCCTTCCGGGCGCTCAGCATCGGCGGTAAGCGCTGGTTCCGGTACCACTCGACGTACTACGACACCCCCGACCTCGGCACCTTCCACGACCACCGCCAGGGCCGCCGCCTGCGCTACCGCATACGGGAGCGCGTCTACCGGGACAGCGGCGAGCGGCAGTTCGAGATCAAGCTGAAGAGCGGGCGCGGCGAGACCGTCAAGCACCGGCAGCGCCTGGAAGGCGACGACCACGCCCTCGACGCGGTGCGGCTCGGGTTCCTCGCGGGCGTGCTGCGCGGGTCGTACGGCATCGAGGCACCGGACGGCCTCACGCCCTCGCTCGTCACGGACTACCAGCGGGCCACCTTCGTCGCCGACGGTCAGCGCATCACCTGCGACGCGGGGCTCGTCGTGCGGGACACGGCGACGGGACGCAGCGCCGCCGCCGACAGCGGACTCGTGCTCGTGGAGACCAAGACCAAGGGGCATCTGACCGACGCCGACCGCGTGTTGCACCGGTTCGGGGTGCGGGCGGCGGACTTCACCAAGTACTGCGGGGGGTATGCCGCGGTCAGGCCCGAGCTGGGCATCAACAAGTGGGCGCGGGCGGTCCGGACGGCGTTCCCGCGGGGTGCGCGCGCGGGGGTGGTGTGAGGGGGAGAGGGAAGGCGAGGGTGACGCGGGCGCCCGACCCGGGTGCTGCGGGTCCCGTGGTGAACGTGCCGCCCGCCTCCTCGGCCGTGCGGCGCGCGATGTCCAGGCCGAGTCCCGTGGAGCCCGCGCCGCTCGTGCCGCGGTCGGGTGCGGCCCCCGGGTCGGGAAAGCCGGGCCCCTCGTCGGCCACGGTCAGCTCCGCCCGCCCGTCGGGTGTGCGGCGGACCGTGAGGGAGAAGGCCGTGCCGTGCGGGGTGTGGTCCAGGACGTTGCCGATGAGCGCGTCGAGGGCGGCGGCGAGTTCGTCCGCGGGGACGGGGACGGGAACGGGGACCCCGGCGTCGGGCGTATCGGTGTGCACGGTCCGGCTCTGGTCCTCCGCCAACGGTGCCCAGAACGCCGTACGTTCCCGTGCCACCGCCGCCAGGTCCGCGCGCGGCGCCTCGCGCAGGGGGCGCCGTGCCTTGCGGATCACGTCGTCGACGCTGCGTTCCAGCGCCGAGACGTCCGCCGCGATGCGGTGCGCCTCGTCCGGGTCGCTGAGGGTCTCCGCGTCCAGGCGCAGGGCCGCCACGGGGGTGCGCAGCCGGTGCGCGAGGTCGGCGGCGTTCTCGCGCTCGGCGGTGAGGAGCTCGTCGATACGGGCGGCGAGGCGGTTCAGCTCACCCGCGATCAGGCGCAGTTCGGGCGGGCCCTCCGGTTCGGCGCGGGCCGTCAGGTCTCCCGCGGCGAGCCGGTCCGCGGTACGGGCGAGGCGGCGCGTCGCCCCGACCAGACGCGCGCCGAGCCGGTCGGCGAGCAGCAGTCCCAGGAGCACGAGGCCGACGCCGATGCCGGCCAGCACGAGCCACGACGCGAGCGTGCCCGCGTACAACTGCCGTTCACTGAGCGTCACTTGAACGACGGCCGTGCCGTCCTTCGCACCCTGCACGGGGACCAGGACGAGACGGCCGCCGGAGCCGGGCTCGTAGGTGAAGGCGCGGCCGGTGCGGGCGAGGCGTACGGGGTCGGTGACGGCGGATCCCTGCCCGGCGGCCCGCGGGCCGATGACGCGTCCGTCGCCGAGGATGAGCGAAGTGCTGGGCAGGCCCTCCCCGTTGACGCTCTCCACCGTCTGCTCGGCCGTCTCCCGCTCGTCGGTCGTGGCCAGGACCGGGCCGAGGGCGTGGGCGACCCACTGGGCGCGGGCGGTGGCCTCGGCGGTGGCGCGGTCGGCCGCGTGGCTCCGGGTGAGGAGCGTGAGGGGGACGAGGAGCGCGGTGAGGACGAGGGCGGTCGTGGCGGCGGTCAGGAGGAGCAGGCTGCGGCGCATCAGGCGGGGTCCTGGTCGCAGGGGGTCCGGTCGCCGGAGGGCTGCTCCCCGGGTGCCGCCAGCTTGACGCCCACCGTGCGGACGGTGTGCAGGTAGCGGGGGTGCTGGGCCGTCTCGCCGAGCTTGCGGCGGAGCCAGGACAGGTGGACGTCGACGGTCTTGTCGGCGCCGCCGAGCGGCTGCTGCCAGACCTCGGCGAGCAGTTCGCGGCGCGAGACGACCTGGCCGGGGCGGCGGGCGAGGTAGGCGAGGAGGTCGAACTCGCGGGGCGTCAGGTCGACGGAGGCCTCGTCGAGGGTCACCTCACGGGAGGCCGGGTCCACGGAGAGGCCGCCCACGCGCAACGGTTCCTCGGTCTCGGTCACGCCGAGCCGACGCAGTACGGCCTTGATGCGGGCGTCGAGTTGGGCGGCGCCGAACGGTTTGACGATGTAGTCGTCGGCGCCGGCCTCCAGGACGGTGACCATCTCCGGCTCGTCGTCCCGCGCG
This window encodes:
- a CDS encoding sensor histidine kinase yields the protein MRRSLLLLTAATTALVLTALLVPLTLLTRSHAADRATAEATARAQWVAHALGPVLATTDERETAEQTVESVNGEGLPSTSLILGDGRVIGPRAAGQGSAVTDPVRLARTGRAFTYEPGSGGRLVLVPVQGAKDGTAVVQVTLSERQLYAGTLASWLVLAGIGVGLVLLGLLLADRLGARLVGATRRLARTADRLAAGDLTARAEPEGPPELRLIAGELNRLAARIDELLTAERENAADLAHRLRTPVAALRLDAETLSDPDEAHRIAADVSALERSVDDVIRKARRPLREAPRADLAAVARERTAFWAPLAEDQSRTVHTDTPDAGVPVPVPVPADELAAALDALIGNVLDHTPHGTAFSLTVRRTPDGRAELTVADEGPGFPDPGAAPDRGTSGAGSTGLGLDIARRTAEEAGGTFTTGPAAPGSGARVTLAFPLPLTPPPRAHPAGTPSGPPAPTC
- a CDS encoding VTC domain-containing protein — translated: MNPAVRAIGRAATAAHPIALDEVNARAELLARFDNSYLVPVEIFEDLAALLTDPRRAGGPFRALSIGGKRWFRYHSTYYDTPDLGTFHDHRQGRRLRYRIRERVYRDSGERQFEIKLKSGRGETVKHRQRLEGDDHALDAVRLGFLAGVLRGSYGIEAPDGLTPSLVTDYQRATFVADGQRITCDAGLVVRDTATGRSAAADSGLVLVETKTKGHLTDADRVLHRFGVRAADFTKYCGGYAAVRPELGINKWARAVRTAFPRGARAGVV
- a CDS encoding response regulator transcription factor, translated to MAHLLVVEDDPQLRGALVRALRDKGHAVATAPSGMAGLDAAVTSRPDLVVLDLGLPDVDGAQVLRMLRAVSDVPVIVATARDDEPEMVTVLEAGADDYIVKPFGAAQLDARIKAVLRRLGVTETEEPLRVGGLSVDPASREVTLDEASVDLTPREFDLLAYLARRPGQVVSRRELLAEVWQQPLGGADKTVDVHLSWLRRKLGETAQHPRYLHTVRTVGVKLAAPGEQPSGDRTPCDQDPA
- a CDS encoding DUF4956 domain-containing protein — its product is MDSTLTLCAHLGLDLAAVALLTFGVFYPRHRRRELVPAYLALNVALFAIVAGLGTVGGDGGLALGFGLFGVLSIVRLRSDALQHQEVAYYFITLVLGLLCGLPALGLPVAALLAGVLLVVMYGADHPRLFARDRRTVVTLDSVHREEESLRAELARRLGEPLGWTVQEVDYVRDLMVLEVRFRQPEPSVTSRELTVRRRTTRSRTIAPSHPKETV